In Uranotaenia lowii strain MFRU-FL chromosome 2, ASM2978415v1, whole genome shotgun sequence, one genomic interval encodes:
- the LOC129747382 gene encoding uncharacterized protein LOC129747382 has product MSSAGKYVRAPKSNSDPEEYGEMYGEWSSDDMEFEEREIPINEKREYKKSENQEYIQKIEKLQNTIDKLVKEMNTYRSREDDESVRSSALSDEDLSWNNAKVNPGSSANSGSIRWENIKPFPNDVPANAMWEQWNRFIDRFEIATSLANVTDPVKRAQTLFLSMGEKLQGITRAARLRPSLTEPNCYNLFVKNIEKYLQSMVDVTAEHEMFSNLQQGIDEPTIAFHARLLEKVRLCRYSQTDQDRFIRMQLLKGMRNREVAKAARIFGYETTFIVQSATREEAYIPKPSRVAESSRAFVVSRERNRFSGNKHLPKRRYNDAGWNYPERYRQESENHFSGEGKRFRCNRCNRLFHKSGTCPATNEECRTCGNPGHYAATCRERNATYIQKRQSSIKERSGEKDKHRFIGANLFPTRKRI; this is encoded by the coding sequence ATGTCGTCTGCCGGAAAATATGTTCGGGCCCCTAAATCCAACAGCGATCCCGAAGAATACGGCGAAATGTATGGCGAGTGGTCGTCAGATGACATGGAGTTTGAAGAACGTGAAATTCCAATAAACGAGAAAcgtgaatataaaaaaagtgaaaaccaGGAATACATCCAGAAGATAGAAAAACTGCAGAATACTATAGATAAATTAGTTAAAGAGATGAACACTTATCGCTCTCGTGAAGATGACGAGTCGGTCAGAAGTTCTGCGCTTTCTGATGAAGATCTAAGCTGGAACAATGCGAAGGTCAATCCAGGTTCATCAGCAAACTCTGGTAGTATTCGATGGGAAAATATAAAACCTTTCCCAAACGATGTTCCGGCAAACGCTATGTGGGAACAATGGAACAGGTTTATCGATCGGTTTGAGATCGCTACTTCCTTGGCAAATGTGACGGACCCTGTCAAGCGCGCTCAGACATTGTTCCTTTCGATGGGAGAGAAACTCCAAGGAATTACCAGGGCTGCGAGACTTCGCCCAAGTCTGACCGAACCAAACTGCTACAACCTATTTGtcaaaaacatcgaaaaatatCTGCAATCAATGGTCGACGTAACGGCGGAACATGAAATGTTTTCCAATCTCCAACAAGGCATTGATGAACCAACTATTGCCTTCCATGCACGTCTTTTGGAAAAAGTGCGTCTCTGTCGTTATAGTCAAACGGATCAGGATCGATTCATTCGAATGCAACTACTTAAAGGAATGCGTAACCGTGAGGTGGCAAAGGCGGCGAGAATTTTTGGCTATGAGACGACTTTTATTGTACAGTCTGCGACTCGAGAAGAGGCATACATTCCGAAACCGTCACGAGTAGCTGAATCCAGCAGAGCATTCGTGGTGTCGCGAGAACGGAATCGGTTCAGTGGAAATAAACACCTGCCAAAACGCCGATATAATGATGCGGGCTGGAATTACCCGGAAAGGTATCGACAAGAAAGCGAGAAccatttttccggagaaggaaAACGTTTTCGCTGCAATAGGTGTAACCGTTTGTTCCACAAATCTGGAACTTGTCCGGCAACTAATGAGGAGTGTCGTACTTGTGGAAATCCTGGACATTACGCGGCAACGTGCAGGGAAAGAAATGCCACGTACATTCAGAAAAGGCAAAGCTCCATTAAGGAAAGATCGGGTGAAAAAGATAAGCATAGGTTCATCGGAGCCAATTTGTTTCCTACACGcaaaagaatttag
- the LOC129744682 gene encoding uncharacterized protein LOC129744682, translated as MDRFLEAGDLLNQLLINLTKNNKLSKKTRNLKILQIKDTLSDAKNFVIKQRGKENEQNINKRYVHLKNVARSCLAILKSDNLEKTELEVVLLEKVTKGSEGPGISKSTRPEGEQETDDEEDDTGEDEEESEIESDSEEEEPNDKMPPKLDLNIALKVVKSFDGSAVNLQSYIESIELLKDYAEGVPPAELIKFLKITLTGTARGAFDSVATVDAAIEALKQKFGVKLTPKAVESEMLSKRQSNKTLTDFGDEITKLSSKLAAAYVSQGTFASESAASNLVETVAVRAFVDGLKDPSVKFLLRARNPTTLNKAVSDALECQATPHQENCVDTLMALWCTTGKPSYRGNGQNQWRDRGHPRGHGSYRGNNGYRGRGNHYTNYNRGYNNNNYGNNHSNQNQRGNNRRGRNGPHMANIAEGQQQQIQQQQPQPQRQEREREEANLIDLFR; from the coding sequence ATGGATAGATTTTTAGAAGCGGGAGATTTACTTAACCAGCTTCTGATAAACCTCACAAAGAATAATAAGTTAAGCAAAAAGACAAGGAATCTTAAAATCTTACAGATTAAAGATACCTTGTCTGATGCAAAAAACTTTGTTATAAAGCAAAGAGGAAAAGAAAAcgaacaaaatataaataaaagatatgtacatttgaaaaatgttgccagAAGTTGTTTGGCAATATTAAAATcagataatttagaaaaaacagAACTAGAAGTAGTCCTACTAGAAAAAGTTACCAAAGGTTCTGAAGGACCAGGTATTTCTAAAAGCACTAGACCCGAAGGAGAACAGGAAACCGACGACGAAGAAGACGACACTGGAGAAGACGAAGAAGAATCCGAGATAGAGTCTgattcagaagaagaagaaccAAACGACAAAATGCCACCAAAGCTAGACTTAAACATAGCTTTAAAGGTAGTAAAATCTTTCGATGGTTCCGCAGTTAACCTGCAGAGCTACATCGAAAGTATAGAACTTTTAAAAGACTATGCGGAAGGAGTACCTCCCGcagagctgataaaatttctgaaaattacatTGACCGGAACTGCCCGTGGGGCATTCGACAGTGTTGCAACCGTCGATGCCGCCATTGAggcattgaaacaaaaattcggaGTCAAGCTCACTCCGAAGGCGGTGGAAAGTGAGATGCTTTCCAAACGCCAAAGCAACAAGACACTAACTGATTTCGGAGACGAAATCACAAAATTATCGTCCAAATTGGCCGCTGCTTACGTTTCGCAAGGAACGTTTGCCAGCGAGTCAGCCGCCAGCAACCTGGTAGAAACGGTTGCTGTGCGCGCATTTGTTGATGGGCTTAAAGATCCAtcagtaaaatttttattaagagcACGAAACCCGACAACTTTAAACAAAGCGGTTTCAGATGCTCTGGAGTGTCAAGCAACACCCCATCAGGAAAACTGTGTTGACACTCTAATGGCACTCTGGTGCACAACCGGAAAACCGTCATATAGAGGCAATGGACAAAATCAATGGAGAGACAGAGGCCACCCTAGAGGACATGGTTCCTACAGAGGGAATAATGGATACCGTGGAAGAGGTAACCATTATACCAACTACAACCGTGGTTACAACAATAACAACTATGGTAATAACCATAGCAACCAAAACCAAAGAGGGAATAATCGAAGAGGTCGAAACGGTCCACACATGGCAAACATTGCCGaaggacaacaacaacaaattcaacaacaacaaccacaacCCCAAAGACAAGAACGAGAAAGGGAAGAAGCCAATCTAATTGATCTTTTTCGCTAA